From Dendropsophus ebraccatus isolate aDenEbr1 chromosome 10, aDenEbr1.pat, whole genome shotgun sequence:
TTATTTTTGCTCTAGAACCTGTGAGCAGTTCCTTCTTTGTACAACTTATGTATTGCACTAAAGCGTTTACAAGTAAAGTATTACCTTGGGGTTACAGGCTGGACTCTGTGATCTTCTTTGCAGAGCACCCGCACCCTCATACCTCACTACCATTCGACAAAAGGGCTTGTACCCGCGTGTCAGAGCAAGAATCGCTACTCCTGGCCACCGAGGCAAAGCCAGCCCCAAACACCAGAAGCCCACCTGCAGCCTCAATACCAGTGTGCAGCACCCCAGCCTAgctgtctaactttgcttatgtactaacatattaaaaaatagatattgcttggagttcttctttaatatagtaaaatattagaaaagctGTTGTATCCGGACTGACATACAGAATAAacattacatgtcagttttaccatgacTTGCACTGCGCAAAAAGGATACTTCCACCTAAATACTAGTACCGATGCATCCACCTGAATACCAATAGAGATTCCTCCACCTTAATACCAATACCGGAACCTCCACCTGAATACCAATACCAGAACCTCCACCTGAATACCAATACCGGTACCTCCACCTGAATACCAATACCGGAACTTCCACCTGAATACCAATACCAGTACCTCCACCTGAATACCAATACCGGAACCTCCACCTGAATACCAATACCGGAACTTCCACCTGAATACCAATACCGGTACCTCCACCTGAATACTAATACTGATACCTCCACCTGAATACCAATACCGGAACCTCCACCTGAATACCAATACCGATACCTCCACCTGAAtactaatttcactgcacaaataatagtTTTTGAGGTTTGGTGAGGTAGggtacatggccctgtagatggaaaagtaAAAGATTTGTGACTCTTAGAAGGAAATAAGGATAAAAGGAAAATGGAAAAATTTAAATGGCCTGTGCCCACAAGGCCAAAATCCAcagtgtccttaaggggttataaaAAATCTCCTAGTAGATTGTATGATCCCGGATGGAAATAGAGGTTAGAAACCCCCCTATAGGTATGTGCCTCAACACTATTTTGGTAACAGGACCCATCCCCCTCATATGACCCATCCATCTCTTGCAGGGGCTCATGCTAAAGTGCAAGTGGTACCTTGTGCATGTTCATACTAAATAATCataagcagggccgattctagggtctgtgccgcctgaggcaaacctcaggctgccgcccccctcactggcactcgaaccccatccgcccccaacccccccccccccccccgcgcgcaagcccaccaccaacatacactaccacccccacctcactggaacagccaggggccgcggccgccggacctcttcaaggcggatctgccgctttaaaagtagggggctccgctaccactagctgttctatccagtccattgagcttccgggacaggtcacctgatgcacgccggccccgtaagctcacagctccagccccgcgcgccgcacctctctagtctcctgctcagtggcatacatgcaacagctgaccgcacaggaccgcgggagaggtgcggcgcacggggctggagctgtgagcttacggggccggcgtgcatcaggtgacctgtcccggaagctcaatggactggatagaacagctagcggtagcggagccccctgcttttaaagcggcagatccgccttgaagagctccggcggccgcgtcccctgggtgttccagggaggtgggggcggtagtgtatgttctggaggggcccggcaggcagccctacaactgataatctgggcggcccagtgggcatttgcccggtccgccagattatcagccgggcatgccgccccctgcaggaccgcaaaatctgccgcctgaggcggaatactcattccgcctcatggcagaagcgggcctgatcaTAAGGGAATGTGATTTGGCACCCCTACTCTCACAGGTCCCAAAACAGTTGTCACGGCTTCCTCTATGTCTGGTTTCACATAAATTATACCAAGAACAAAGAACTCATTGTGACAACAGGGGCTGGACAAACAGGGGATTTTGGGAAATGTGAACTTATCAATCTGCAGAATtaggaatgcagctctggaggacttcactataatatacactataccaCAAATTCTATATTAAACAGCAATGCAAATTTGCtttgacattattattattattattattatcattgttgttgttgttgttgttatttatttatttatttttaacaggtCATAACAGGTAAATTCATTGatttgatcacattttattttcTTAGTTTGTCTCCAAATACCCAAGGGAATCCTCATCTGAAAATGTATAACGTGTATAAACACTTGCCCCTAATTACAAACCATGGGAATAATTAACACAATAAggaatggtatatatatatatttatcaggATTGGCTGGCTTTATGATCATACAGAGCATGTGATCGCCACGCCATGTAAGTACAGCACGAGAGCCTGATCTCCAGCTCTTCAGCTGATCTGCTTCAGTATTCTACTATTCTACTGTATCTTTTGTTTGTGTGCTTTTGGGCACAATGGTGAAGAAATTATAATTTACAACCAATCCGGTTGTTTCTTTAACTTATCGAAGGGCTTTGGAGAAATTTGATCAGAATTCTGATGGGTTCCTACGTGTAGCTGCTTTTCACCCTTTGTGACAAATTTTCCTTGTTGTATTTAAATGGTGTTTTGCCCCTTTGTTACTGGGTATGTTTCCCTGTTCCAATGAATTGAGGCTTCATTACACTTTCAGACGCATACATTGACATGAGTGACACAAGGTCCACAGATTTGCAATTTGTACCAGGCTCCACAGTTCTCAATTGCAGCTCTATATCCTCaacttctcatttttttttttaattcattttagGACCTGGTCTGGGGTCCCAGGTAACCCTGAGTAAATTTTGAAGGTCTAGGCAAAAAATATGCTTTCATGCTTTTGGTTAGATTTTCATCTAATTTGAGACCAACTTGACTTGAACTACATGCACTAAGATTCTCAATTGTAAAATTATTCAATATCTATATGTCTTATAAGTCTTAGCATTGTCAGTATTTTACTGTATCTTTAGTTTGTTTGATTTTGTGTTGCAGCCATGGTGGCGGGCACTTTGTTAAGTTTGAAAGTACTGATCAATTCATTAATTTAGCATCAAGgctggggtctgaattaattcTGGGGTCTGGTTTAGAGACAGAATTTATTCTAGTGTCTGGTCTAGGGTAGGAATTTGTTCtggggtctggtctagggtctgaaTTGATTAtgtggtccggtctggggtctgaatttattCTGTGGTCAGAATTTATTCTGAGGTCTGGTGTAGGGTCTAAATTAAATCGGGGGTATGGTCTAGGATCTAAATTCATTCTGGGGTCTGGGGTCTCAGGTTATTCTGGCGTCTGGTTTAGGAACTGAATTTACTCtggggtctggtctagggtctgaaTTGATTCTGTGGTCTGGTCTGGCGTCTGAATTTATTCTGTGGTCTGGTGTAGAGTCTAAATTAAATCtggggtctggtctagggtctaaATTTATTCCGGGGCCTGGCGTCTCTTCTTATTCTGGCGTCAGGTTTAGAGACTATATTTATTCTGGGGTCTGGTCTAGGGTAGGAATTTGTTCtgagatctggtctggggtctaaattTGTTCCGGGGtctgaatttattttggggtctaATCTAGGGTCTGAATTTATTCTGGCATGGTTTAGTGTTTAAATTGAATTGGGGGTCTGGTCCTGGGCCTGAGAGTCCTAGAATGGTTTTTGAATTTATTTCAGGATATGGAAATTTGGAAAAATTCAGACAATAAAAAAGACACATTAGAATAGTAAAATTGCCTTAACAGCCTTCCAGTCTCAGGCATGGCACTGCATTATGTTGGTGTTCTTACTTAGAATACTTATGCAATACAGCTAAAGATGGAGCAGccagagtattttttttttttttttttttaacatttaatgTTTATTAAGATTTTAAGTTTTGGATAACAGAAACAAAAGGACGGGCGGAAATAGGGGAGGCATACTAACCATCAATCATCCGACACTAAATACTGAGTAAGTCAAAACTGTCATCacaagaaggggggaggggaagggagggaCGAGggagagtattttttttttaaataaattttgctTTCCTTCATATACCATCAGAGGCCTACCAAGGTACAGTTACACCTTACAGCATGCTATAGGACACCTTCAGTAATATGACTTTATGTGCAGGCCCTTACTAATATAATCTTTACGTGGAGAGATTTTGTTTATTTGTAGATAGTAGGGACAGGAGAACCGAAGTACACCCGGGGCTATGAGCCTTTAGTTAGTCCTCTAGGATTTTGTATTTGTCTTTGGAGGTAAATCTGTTACCTATGAAATTGACCTTAGTGTTTATTGTAGGAGAGAAAATTAAATTGTGAAATTGTTTGGAAAAAGAGAATAATGTGAGTGATGACCGTCTCTGTACAGCACCATGGAAAATTAACCAAATATACCCAAAAGGCAATAAATGtaattgtaaaatatttttttattttaaacaaagtATATCCAGTCATGAGTGAACTCATCAAAAGTTCAGATTTGTCTGAACCTGAATACTCATCATTTGACTCCCGgtagctggagaagttgaatgccccCCTAGGGAGTCTTAAAAAAATGGGTGCacccataggctgtacccatgtgTTCCTgtcagccctagggctgtatccaacttcttcagcccccagGTGTCAATGCTAACATTCTGGTTATATAATTactaattatatttttattgtttttattcttttttttttcttctcctttcaGTGTGCCATTGCTGGAAGATTCTGGAAGTCAAAGTGATGTgaattaaaacaacaacaaaaaaagtactTCTATAGTAATTCCTAGGGTGCCTATATTTTTTTCCAACCAGATGCCTCATGTAAACATCACAGTATTGTTTGTGTTATtacatatataccccccccccaatcttttTATGTAATATTATACTATTTGATTCAGAAAGTTGATCACAATGCAGGCAAACCTGACAACAATCAGATATGTCATAATTACGGGAATATCTGAAGACCCTCATCTTCAACTTCCAATTTTCCTCCTGGTTCTCCTCATTTATCTCTTCATCTTATGCGGTAACGCGACCATTCTCATTGCTTGTCAGGACCCTCGTCTCCATActcccatgtacttcttcctgGGCAATTTGTCTATACTGGATATGAGCTGTGCCACCATTGCGTTACATAAGATCCTTCTACAGTTCATTACCGGTGACAAAACTGCTTCCTTTGGTGCTTGCATTGTCCAGCTGCATATGTTTGGTTCCTTAGGCAGCGTTGACCTCTTGATATTGGTGGCCATGGGCTATGACCGTTACGTAGCCATCTGTAGGCCTTTACAATATCACCTGATCATGAGTAGTGGAATATGTTTGACGTTGGCCTCCTCCTCTTGGGTTTTAGGTTTTTTACAGGTCACCCCTTTCACCGTTATCATTTGCGGCTTCTCTTGCTATTCTTCCAATGAAATTAACCACTTCTTCTGCGACATCGTCCCTGTCATGAAAATTTCTTGCAATGACACTTCATTTCTGGAGACCCTCTTCTTCATTGAGGGGCTTCTTACCATGATCCTGATGCCATTTCTTCTAACCTTTGTGTCTTACATATTTATTATACACTCCATACTAAGGATACGGACCAGCTCAGGTAGACTGAAGGCCTTCTATACGTGTTCCTCACACCTCACGGTGGTCATATTACTGTACTTGACTCTTTTTGGACAATATCTGACCCCGAACCTAAGTGGCACCTTGGAGTCCAAGAAACTGTTTGCTCTTTTTAACACGGCCGCTGTTCCTTTGCTCAATCCAGTGATCTACAGCCTTAAGAATAAAGATGTGAAAAGGTCTCTAAAAAGAATTTTGTTCCATAGGAAACCCAGATAAATAGTATCGTTTTTTAGGTTGTCCATCATGTTTGTCAATTGTCATTTGATTGGTCCACCAAGGAAGTGGTGCATCTCCCTAGGCAGCTAGGCATGTTTTGGGATTTTTCCTGGTTTCTGCAAATTCTCAGTGTTTTTGCCATGCCTTTGCAAAAATCTCAGCAAATCTTCTCAAAGCCCCTACAATCAGACCCTCATGTCACCAATTATCCTATAGCTCTAGTTATTGCAGCACAAAACAGGAGGAGATGATAGAACAAAGCATGGAGGACAGTCTCTGAGAATCCAAGAGGGCCTGGAGACAAGGATGGGGGATGGGCATGAGtagactttttttatatatatcagaGGAGACCCTCAGCAATTGTCTATTTGAGAAGAGGGGCTCCTGAGTAGCAGTCCATGAGAGAGAAGAGGGCCATGAGCTGCAGACCATGAGAGGAAGAGGAGTTCAGGGGAAACTTCATACACTTACTCTGGCACTGTCGTTAGAGTATAGAATTGGGTGAATTGGACGGTGCTGTAGGTACAGGGGATATGGGAAggcagcaggggcattattattgttagCCTAAGGGTGGCATATTATCAGAGGGAGGGGCATGGGGGGGTGGGTTCAGATGGGAGACCAAAGACGTCTAGACAGCAAACTATGCAGTGGTCAGCATAGCCCAGCCTCCCTTTCTTCAGAGAGAGTAAATTAGATAAGTCTATAAGTAGATAATTGCAAAAACCATGtatagaaaaaatatatgtaCCATCCTTTATTAGGGCAATATTCTAATACATGGTACAAACATGGGATAAATGGCATGCACAGTAGTATACAACTGAAGAAGGGGACCGATGtcagtgaggtatatatatatatatatatatatatatatatatatatagttgtagaTGGACAATTAAATCCACAGCTTAAATATCAATGAGAGTGTTAAATGGTACTAGTATCCTCTAGGGGACACCCAGTGTATGGCACAAGACTATCAATTATAGTTAGTTACCTCCTATGCACGCTGGGCCATCATATAGGGCAGTTATAATAGTATATATGGTGgagaaaaataaagttttaacCACTTATATGCCCACCAAAAGTAAATCCAGAGGAAAAAATGTAAAGGAGAAACAAAACAGCCagacacagaaataaatacaaggGAGAACACCAATTACCACTCTGACATCTTACCCCTCTCCAGCACAGACAGCCCGACGTatgtttcgctcacttcatcaggagatgCACCATTAGCTCTTTTTGCAtggtttttgcaattttttctttggttaATAAGTCTAGTTATAAGCAGCCAGCCTCCCAGGCAGGGAAATGACAAGAGTTGAATAGAGAGACTTTGCCCTGTTCCCTATACTGCCATTGAAGCCGACTGGTGAGACCTTGCTTCCTCGGGATGAGAGAGTGCTGCAAGAGCCTGTGGTCATCTTTCTTGGAACGTCTGAGTTGGCGGTTACATTTGTGAGAACGGCCAAGAAGCAGAGAAAAGGATATGTACACTTGTCAAAGTCAACCTAGAGCAATTGATGACATTTAAAGGCAAAGGGCGGTCACACCAAACACTAATTTACATTTCTCCTTTGTTCATTCATTTTGCATTATGGTAATTGATAAAGGTAAActaataaaacttttattttattttaagtattttttttattatcattattattatcattattttgcaTCATTTTTCTTCACACCTGCataaacttttgcacagtactgtatttacCCTAGCAGTGTCTACATCCAGTGGGCACTGTTCAATGTTTTACTCAGGGTCCTGTTACAGGAGGCAATTATGGGCAGAATAGGCTGATATAGTCCTATGCTGTGTAATAGAGCTAGAATCCACCATCTAATCAGGTTGTTTTGATCCTTACAAATAATCATAagccattggccacacatctccccaTGAAAAAGGGTATTTGCTCCAGACAGCTGACCACAGCAaagggccacatgaacaatcaAGTGTTCGTGACTGCATGACTACTGAACTGGGcaatacttttaaaaaaatatacattgccttgccgtctatggaatcctgtccgaaatgtatacacatattatacgctctggccgtatgctccatagtgtgctgtggggagttctgatgcgatcTGATGCCAAGTCAGACGggctgcgcccgcatcagaactctatgaCCCTAaaggtcatccggccggtacaACAGTACCGGCTggcatgatcttttcagagaccggccgttccaatacccggccgggtcacggaacggccggtctcttacgttgtgtgaacatagcctatgaaagTAAACACTGTAAGATATGTTCTGTGACATACTGAATAGAGAaaccatgtttgtttgtttttattctgAGATGTTATATCctgagaagtaaattactaaaagCAAGGAAGATACTAAAAAGAGATTTTACCCATTGAATGTCAGTGGTGGTGGCCAGTAACCCAGCATGGTTTTCGGCGATTATAGAACTAACAGTTGGAACAGGGATTGTACATGAGACCAATCCAATCACAGAAGGTTCTATAAATtggaataaaaaatacaattgttATGTCTGTGCCTGTTAAGACCTCAGTGCGGTCCTTTGTCTGTAAAGTATGGCAGAGACTAAGCTTTTTGCCGTATGATTCAGTACCTGAATTGTATgttaaacagatcactgatctcagggagaccagctgaAGAAAACACTTTTGTCTGCTGATTAGAACTCAATACAGTGAATtcgtaggtgcattgccccctagaaaatacaaaatacaaaaagagTCTATGCACCGAGGAATTAACTCtattgagcgctttaacaagcagccgacagtgttttcttaggttggtctccctgagatcagtgatctgtttaccaTATCGTTTTAATACGTATTGTTCCCACATAGCccaaatcctgctccacactgatgaggggcaacaccctaacacagctgtctgtggatgaatacctggctTTGATATTTCCCTTGTCAGGTCCTTAGACTCGTAAACTGAGCTGGATATTGAGTGAAAGTGTGGTAGGCGGGTCGGGGGTTGGTAACCAGATGGTATTGCATCTCGGGATTGTTTAGTGTCACTTGGGCACTAGTGATTGTTTAGTGTCActttgtcatggtagcctggagtggtattagATCCACCCCGGAGTGACACGGCCACACCAAAAGAGAAAATAGCCCAAGTGTACAGAgaggtgtgggtgcaggtgcttaAAGAGTAGACCAGAGTCCTGTGTGTTTTTGTAAAAATAGAATATTTTACTGGGTAGAAACTCGGCAAACAGTGCACGCAATTTAACAGTGCAAATCTTTACAGAAAACTTAGGTGCTGACAGttgaggtagaaccagtgcttaTAGTAGGTGCTTTGTAGTAGAGAGAGAGGAGTCGCCAGAGGAGTCCTGCCCAATGCAAAAAGTGTTCTGCTGGAACAGGTGTAAAAGTAGATGAGGTaaagagaatactcatactcactgATGCCTATACCGGTTCTTTAACCTCCTTATGCCCCCTTGTTGCGGAAAACCCATCCTAagtgggtaatacaagccccagtcgtcagTTATCTAGGTATAGCAGACTTCCCGAGGTTTCCCAGTTGTCctacactgtgcagtaggatgCGTAGACCtttctttacggtagctttgtcccactgggtcagttcctattgcttcaagtaaaagcatgttttaaagaggttcctggtgtgggtaAGGTGTCttctgtttggcttctctccccttagtggaacttagcactgcatagttgtctTAGTTACTTGCATAGAGAAGAGTCTGTAGTTGCTGTCTTTTGTCCCTGTCAGGTGACCTGGCCAaaaccaggccctggcttaactccTGCAGAGACTAGTTGGTTTTTGCTCCCTCTCACACTGAGAACTATATCTGGACTGACCACTTCCTCCCACCAGAAaccaactcctcctacaggggctgtgTTAACCCTCCTGTAAGTGGTGATGCTGTGTGAGTGTGagtctgtgtttgtgtgtgtgtgtgtgtgtgtgtgagtgtgagagtgtgagagagagaagacaggataGGACAGAGGAGAATGCGCATCTGTGACTGGTCAATATTCGACACGTGATACAAAACAATTAATCCTTctgctccttcagctgtgcataaataAAACAGTAGTGAGACCTAGTGAGGAAAACACAACAGTACACAATCTCTCACTtctgtgaacctgagggagtgacttactaaggtgccatagacagcaccctgtgggacaccacaaaagggccacttaatatggcggTATAGGTGGTCTCCTTTAGGAGCCACCCcctggctaggtccttccctggagggatatcaggCTAGACTAGGTGTTTGAGACTATTAAATGTATTGATTTGTGTTATTTTTAAGCTTTttaaaatcctttgatgatctCTGTCTAGTGTCTATATAAATCATGTCTAGTTGAGGAGACGGCACTCTGTAGTGGTGGTGCTAGTGGCGGGGCAGCGTCCCAGAAATAGCAGTAAGAAggatcctggcactcaccaagttgAATTAAGTTTTTTTATTCAGTGCAAAACATCATAGGGTACAGGAGGACGCATTTCGGCACATAGCCTTTATCAGTTAAAGACTATATGCTGAAACGCGTCTTCCTGTACCCTATGATGGtttgcactgaataaataagcataAATGAACTTAGTGAGTGCCAGGATTCTTCTCACTGCTAGTGTCTATATAAGTCTGTAAGTTCAGTTTTGTATACCATCACGTCTAACGAAGGGGGCTAGACCCCGgaaagcttacaatctaatatactcAGTTTGCCtctaaaaggtatcgcctgatttcttcactcttgtggaaaacctgaaaCTGCTCTGTGTAGATGATAAGTGAGAAAGTTGCAATGATAAGTGATGTAAGTACagacacaaaaaagaaaaagtgcagcagcaacttacaggtgcaagcgcttaccgtatatactcctcccagcgtacacacgataaacacctgctctgtagatattaaaaagtgaggatcttggcgaactatttgatcaaacagggtgtaccatgtcaccaacgttaaggtgtcctcagagacatggtccccactctagcattttcacactagcaatgtaggttactgctgcactttttttttctttctgtacttaagccactagCAGCATACAATCTGCAGTgagaacagagtcatagatgtgctgccaaattttccatttttttctgttgaatgatTAGTGATGGTAAGAGGAGGACCCAAATATAATTACTAGAAGGGGAACTGCTGTGTCAGAATAAGAGACATTTTAGCATTATGTGCCTAAACTTTGCACATAGTACAGGACAAGAGGATGATTACACTAACATGGCTGCCTTTTTATTATTAGTTATAAaaattcagtttcattgaagGGGTCTTCTGGACAAAACAGACTGCTGAGTTATCcatcaggataggtc
This genomic window contains:
- the LOC138766558 gene encoding olfactory receptor 8D1-like encodes the protein MQANLTTIRYVIITGISEDPHLQLPIFLLVLLIYLFILCGNATILIACQDPRLHTPMYFFLGNLSILDMSCATIALHKILLQFITGDKTASFGACIVQLHMFGSLGSVDLLILVAMGYDRYVAICRPLQYHLIMSSGICLTLASSSWVLGFLQVTPFTVIICGFSCYSSNEINHFFCDIVPVMKISCNDTSFLETLFFIEGLLTMILMPFLLTFVSYIFIIHSILRIRTSSGRLKAFYTCSSHLTVVILLYLTLFGQYLTPNLSGTLESKKLFALFNTAAVPLLNPVIYSLKNKDVKRSLKRILFHRKPR